One genomic window of Azospirillaceae bacterium includes the following:
- a CDS encoding recombinase family protein encodes MNKITPDHLARRAYIYVRQSSADQLLHNHESRRRQYGLADRARQLGWTDVVVIDDDLGRSGGGIARPGFERLLGAICEGRVGIVLAIEASRLARNGRDWHTLLEFCGLVDCLLADEDGVYDARLPNDRLVLGMKGTMSEMELSILRQRSLEALRQKARRGELFLTVAVGYVKTRHDRIALNPDQRVREALALVFRKFAEFQSIRQVHLWLRQEQIRLPAVEQTADGPRIAWKLPVYNTIHHLLTNPVYGGAYVFGRTGSRVSVRDGRKHVVRGFRRAQSEWEVLIPEHHEGYISWAEFGRNQALIADNANGKGLMARGSVRRGDALLAGLLRCGHCGRRLHVSYSGTGGYCVRYNCRGAHINHGSERCISFGGLRVDGAVATEVLRFLAPLGIEAALQAIEAREAEGSEARRQTELALTQARYEAELARRQYDAVDPGNRLVAAELERRWNDRLVEVHRLEERIGAFDANPRASFKAQDRARLMALGADIHTLWHHAGATAETRKRILRTVIIEIVARVAADTIHLTIHWQGGDHTSLTVPKNQTGKHRWRTDADTGDLIRTLARQQPDGGIAAILNRAGKRTGKGNSWTEARVRSFRSAHGIAVYREGEIAERGELTLEEAATRLQVSKMTVLRLIAGGAIQANQACKGAPWAIPEAQLSGLNPAYRPVTKNPDQKTFDFQ; translated from the coding sequence ATGAACAAGATCACCCCTGACCACCTGGCCCGTCGCGCCTACATCTACGTCCGTCAATCCAGTGCCGACCAGCTCCTGCACAACCATGAGAGCCGACGGCGCCAATACGGACTGGCGGATCGTGCCCGCCAACTCGGTTGGACGGATGTGGTGGTGATTGACGATGACCTCGGGCGATCAGGTGGTGGCATCGCGCGTCCCGGGTTCGAGCGGCTGCTGGGGGCGATCTGCGAAGGGCGGGTCGGCATTGTCCTGGCGATCGAAGCGTCGCGGCTCGCCCGCAACGGCCGGGACTGGCACACGCTGTTGGAGTTCTGCGGCCTCGTTGACTGCCTGCTGGCGGACGAGGACGGGGTCTACGACGCGCGGCTTCCGAACGACCGTCTCGTCTTGGGCATGAAGGGCACCATGAGCGAGATGGAGCTTTCCATCCTGCGCCAGCGATCGCTGGAAGCTCTGCGGCAGAAGGCCCGCCGGGGCGAGCTGTTTTTGACCGTGGCGGTCGGCTACGTCAAAACCCGCCATGACCGGATCGCCCTGAATCCGGACCAACGGGTGCGCGAGGCGCTCGCCTTGGTGTTTCGCAAGTTCGCCGAGTTCCAGAGTATCCGGCAGGTCCACCTCTGGCTTCGTCAGGAGCAGATCAGGCTACCGGCTGTCGAACAGACCGCCGACGGCCCCCGCATCGCGTGGAAGCTGCCTGTCTACAACACCATCCACCATCTGCTGACCAATCCCGTCTATGGCGGCGCCTACGTGTTTGGTCGGACCGGCAGCCGGGTCAGCGTGCGGGATGGGCGCAAACATGTCGTGCGCGGCTTCCGTCGCGCCCAGTCGGAATGGGAGGTGTTGATCCCCGAGCATCACGAGGGCTACATCTCGTGGGCGGAGTTCGGAAGGAACCAGGCACTGATCGCCGATAACGCCAACGGCAAAGGGCTTATGGCCCGCGGTTCGGTGCGCCGCGGTGACGCGCTGTTGGCTGGGCTGCTGCGCTGCGGGCACTGTGGTCGACGACTGCACGTCTCCTACAGCGGCACGGGCGGCTATTGTGTGCGTTACAACTGCCGTGGCGCACACATCAATCATGGAAGCGAACGCTGCATCTCGTTTGGCGGCTTGCGGGTCGATGGTGCCGTTGCGACAGAGGTCCTCAGGTTTCTGGCCCCATTGGGCATCGAGGCGGCCTTGCAGGCGATCGAAGCCCGCGAGGCCGAGGGGTCCGAGGCGCGCCGACAGACGGAACTCGCTTTGACCCAGGCCCGCTATGAGGCCGAGTTGGCACGCCGCCAGTATGATGCGGTTGATCCCGGCAACCGTCTCGTGGCGGCCGAGCTTGAGCGTCGGTGGAATGACCGGCTGGTAGAGGTCCACCGGCTGGAGGAACGCATAGGGGCGTTTGACGCCAACCCACGGGCCAGTTTCAAGGCCCAGGACCGTGCCCGCCTGATGGCGCTGGGCGCCGACATCCATACGCTCTGGCATCATGCTGGCGCGACGGCGGAGACGCGCAAGCGTATCCTGCGCACGGTCATCATCGAGATTGTCGCGAGGGTCGCCGCCGACACGATCCACCTCACCATTCACTGGCAGGGAGGCGATCACACCAGTCTGACCGTGCCGAAGAACCAAACCGGCAAACACCGTTGGCGAACCGACGCCGACACCGGTGACCTCATTCGGACCCTGGCACGGCAGCAGCCGGACGGGGGTATCGCCGCGATCCTGAACCGGGCCGGTAAACGTACCGGCAAGGGTAATAGTTGGACCGAAGCGCGGGTGCGCAGCTTCCGCAGCGCCCATGGCATAGCCGTCTACAGGGAGGGCGAGATCGCTGAACGAGGGGAACTGACCTTGGAGGAAGCGGCCACACGCCTACAGGTCAGCAAGATGACGGTGTTGCGTCTGATCGCCGGTGGTGCCATCCAGGCAAACCAGGCGTGTAAGGGAGCGCCTTGGGCGATTCCTGAAGCCCAGCTATCCGGGCTCAATCCGGCTTACCGTCCGGTAACAAAAAATCCGGATCAGAAGACCTTTGATTTCCAATAA
- a CDS encoding ATP-binding protein: protein MTATLDSIRRHLVGLKMPRALETLDHVLRQAERGTLSTLEAIDALLGEELALREARRVKAALQMGRLLTVKTLAGFDFAFQPSLDRDRILALAQLDFIDRHEVLHLLGQPALAS, encoded by the coding sequence ATGACCGCCACCCTCGACAGCATCCGGCGCCACCTGGTGGGCCTGAAGATGCCGCGCGCCCTGGAAACGCTGGACCACGTCCTGCGCCAGGCTGAGCGCGGCACCCTCTCCACCCTGGAGGCCATCGACGCCCTGCTCGGCGAGGAACTGGCGCTCCGGGAAGCACGCCGTGTCAAGGCAGCCCTCCAGATGGGCCGCCTCCTCACCGTCAAGACGCTGGCGGGCTTCGACTTCGCCTTCCAGCCTTCCCTCGACAGGGACCGTATCCTGGCCCTGGCCCAACTGGACTTCATCGACCGGCACGAAGTCCTCCACCTCTTGGGCCAGCCCGCTCTCGCGTCATGA
- a CDS encoding IS5 family transposase, with protein sequence MWTKQSRGRMTEIAKKTKRYPSDLTDEEWERIASLMPKPGRRGRPREVDFREVINAVRYLVRSGCGWRMLPTNFGPWQTVYGWFREMARRFLFQTIHDVALMVDRERAGREASPTAGVIDSQSVKAPHAETRGYDAGKTVVGRKRHIAVDTDGRLLMVKLTPADISDSAGAQAILEAIRKRWPWVKHLFADGAYDRMKLMNKAAYLDFVVEVIRRCDDQKGFRVLPRRWVVERIFGWMIRWRRLVRDYERRTDVSQAMIYVAMGGNLLPRNAHP encoded by the coding sequence ATGTGGACGAAGCAGAGCCGTGGTCGGATGACCGAAATCGCCAAGAAGACGAAGCGCTATCCGTCTGACCTGACGGACGAGGAGTGGGAGCGGATCGCGTCACTGATGCCGAAGCCAGGCCGCCGCGGCCGGCCGCGCGAGGTTGACTTTCGGGAAGTGATCAACGCGGTTCGCTATCTTGTCCGGTCGGGTTGCGGGTGGCGGATGTTGCCGACCAATTTCGGCCCCTGGCAGACGGTCTACGGTTGGTTCCGCGAAATGGCGCGCCGGTTTCTGTTCCAGACCATTCACGATGTCGCGCTGATGGTTGATCGGGAGCGGGCGGGTCGGGAAGCGAGCCCCACGGCCGGGGTGATTGACAGCCAATCAGTCAAAGCACCGCATGCGGAAACAAGGGGTTACGACGCGGGCAAGACAGTCGTTGGTCGCAAGCGGCACATCGCCGTCGATACCGATGGGCGCCTGCTGATGGTCAAGCTGACACCAGCCGATATCTCCGACAGCGCCGGCGCACAGGCGATCCTGGAGGCGATCCGCAAACGCTGGCCTTGGGTGAAACACCTGTTCGCCGATGGCGCCTATGATCGCATGAAGCTGATGAACAAAGCCGCTTACCTGGATTTCGTCGTCGAGGTCATACGCCGGTGCGATGATCAGAAAGGATTCCGGGTGCTGCCCCGCCGCTGGGTTGTCGAGCGCATCTTCGGCTGGATGATCCGTTGGCGACGTCTCGTTCGTGATTATGAACGGCGAACCGATGTCTCACAGGCCATGATCTACGTCGCCATGGGCGGCAATCTGCTACCACGAAACGCTCATCCCTGA
- the cobW gene encoding cobalamin biosynthesis protein CobW, whose protein sequence is MLKFKIPTTIITGFLGAGKTTLIRSLLQSPGGRRLALIINEFGDVGVDGAVLKGCGDEACPEDRVIELANGCLCCTVADDFVPALESLLNRADPPDHIIIETSGLALPKPLVRAFTWPAVRSRVTVDGVVAVVAADAVAEGRFAPDAEALARQKMAMEADDGTVEHETPVQEVFEDQILCADLILVSKADLVDEAGMAVVAATVRDLRPTAPPLIRVSHGAVDANILLGLSAAAEADLDNRVSHHDSDEEHDHDDFTSFVASLPPQSDPANLAQQLGDLAQRFGILRLKGFVDVPGKPMRLLVQGVGGRIQTSYDRLWGPNETRHSRLVVIGETGMDRGAIEAALANT, encoded by the coding sequence ATGCTCAAATTCAAAATCCCAACCACCATCATCACCGGCTTCCTCGGTGCCGGCAAGACCACCTTAATTCGTAGCTTGTTGCAAAGCCCCGGTGGGCGGCGCTTGGCCTTGATTATCAATGAGTTCGGTGATGTCGGCGTCGACGGCGCGGTGTTGAAAGGCTGCGGAGACGAAGCCTGTCCGGAGGACCGGGTGATCGAGCTGGCCAACGGGTGTTTGTGCTGTACCGTCGCGGACGATTTCGTCCCGGCGCTGGAATCGCTGCTGAATCGGGCCGATCCACCGGACCACATCATCATCGAGACCAGCGGCTTGGCCCTGCCAAAGCCGCTGGTCCGGGCCTTCACCTGGCCAGCCGTGCGGTCGCGCGTCACGGTGGACGGCGTGGTGGCTGTGGTGGCGGCCGACGCCGTCGCCGAAGGTCGATTCGCCCCCGACGCCGAAGCCCTGGCCCGTCAGAAAATGGCGATGGAAGCCGATGATGGCACGGTGGAACATGAAACGCCGGTGCAGGAAGTGTTCGAAGACCAGATATTGTGCGCCGACCTGATCCTGGTGAGCAAGGCCGACCTGGTGGATGAGGCCGGCATGGCGGTCGTGGCCGCCACGGTGCGCGATCTGCGCCCGACGGCTCCGCCCCTGATTCGCGTCAGCCATGGTGCTGTGGACGCCAATATCCTGTTGGGCCTGTCCGCCGCGGCGGAAGCGGACCTGGACAACCGCGTCAGCCATCACGACAGCGACGAAGAGCACGACCACGACGACTTCACCAGTTTCGTCGCCAGCCTGCCCCCCCAGAGCGATCCGGCCAACTTGGCCCAACAGCTGGGCGACCTGGCCCAGCGCTTCGGCATTCTGCGCCTGAAGGGTTTCGTCGACGTGCCGGGCAAGCCCATGCGCCTACTGGTCCAAGGTGTGGGCGGCCGCATCCAGACCAGCTATGACCGGCTGTGGGGGCCGAACGAGACGCGGCACAGTCGCCTGGTGGTAATCGGCGAGACGGGCATGGACCGAGGGGCTATTGAAGCGGCATTGGCCAACACCTGA
- the istA gene encoding IS21 family transposase, with protein MVTLGELVMILELAREGLTVSAIARQTGLDRKTVRRYIAQGLEPPRYTPRPSKPTVVGPYEAYLRQRVIAVPGLSARRLLREIQALGYSGGYTAVKDFLRTVRPAAAKGYEQRFETPPGHQAQVDFAHFKASFTDEPGVERVVWLFSLVLGHSRMLWARFVARQDLATVLRCHIAVFQALGGVPARILYDRMKTAVLGEAAGDDGADGGIAYNARLLELAAHYGFLPKACKPYRPKTKGKVERPFRYIRQDFFLGRTFRNLDDLNGQLRQWLDQVANIRRHATTQRIVIEHFAEERPHLKPIPPMPYATVLSLERRITKDGMVSVGGNLYSVPDSTRRRAVEVQLTADQVHILEDGRRIAVHPVLEGRGHRHLIAGHRVLPPPVNSTTPRQCAPQAPPPRRPGEIVTPRDLAIYDAVGRQLAQGDIQREVAP; from the coding sequence GTGGTCACACTTGGGGAACTCGTCATGATCCTGGAACTTGCCCGTGAAGGGCTGACCGTCTCCGCCATTGCCCGGCAGACCGGCCTGGACCGCAAGACTGTCCGTCGCTACATCGCCCAGGGGCTGGAGCCGCCCCGCTATACGCCCCGGCCGTCCAAGCCCACGGTGGTCGGGCCCTATGAGGCCTACCTGCGCCAGCGGGTGATCGCGGTGCCCGGGCTGAGCGCCCGCCGTCTGCTGCGGGAGATCCAGGCCCTGGGCTATTCCGGCGGCTACACGGCAGTGAAGGACTTCCTGCGCACCGTGCGACCGGCGGCGGCCAAGGGCTATGAGCAGCGGTTCGAGACGCCGCCGGGGCATCAGGCCCAGGTGGACTTCGCCCACTTCAAGGCCAGCTTCACCGATGAGCCCGGCGTGGAACGGGTGGTGTGGCTGTTCTCCCTGGTGCTGGGCCACAGCCGCATGCTGTGGGCACGCTTCGTCGCGCGCCAGGACCTGGCCACCGTGCTGAGGTGCCATATCGCCGTCTTCCAGGCCCTGGGCGGCGTGCCCGCCCGCATCCTCTACGACCGCATGAAGACCGCCGTGCTGGGCGAGGCGGCGGGCGATGACGGCGCCGATGGCGGCATCGCCTACAACGCCCGCCTGCTGGAGCTGGCTGCCCATTACGGCTTCCTGCCCAAGGCCTGTAAACCTTACCGCCCCAAAACCAAGGGCAAGGTCGAGCGGCCCTTCCGCTACATCCGCCAGGACTTCTTCCTGGGTCGCACCTTCCGCAACCTCGACGACCTGAACGGCCAACTGCGCCAATGGCTGGACCAGGTCGCCAACATCCGCCGCCACGCCACCACCCAGCGCATCGTCATCGAGCACTTCGCCGAGGAGCGGCCCCACCTCAAGCCCATCCCCCCGATGCCCTATGCCACCGTCCTGTCCCTGGAACGCCGCATCACCAAGGACGGTATGGTATCCGTTGGCGGCAACCTCTATTCCGTGCCCGATAGCACCCGGCGCCGCGCCGTCGAAGTGCAACTCACCGCCGACCAGGTACACATCCTGGAGGATGGCCGCCGGATCGCCGTCCATCCTGTGCTGGAGGGACGTGGACACCGGCACCTGATCGCCGGGCATCGTGTCCTGCCGCCGCCTGTCAACAGCACGACACCCCGGCAATGCGCCCCCCAGGCGCCGCCGCCACGGCGGCCCGGCGAGATCGTTACGCCGCGCGACCTGGCCATCTACGACGCCGTTGGCCGCCAGCTCGCCCAAGGCGACATCCAGCGCGAGGTCGCGCCATGA